The following proteins are encoded in a genomic region of Pseudodesulfovibrio mercurii:
- a CDS encoding lytic transglycosylase domain-containing protein — MTDNTHHRTGWTAFALLVALLIVFPTSARADWLLEIRDCTAFIRNMTVGKEARKPRAIRPVAAKPERDAAARYRPIIRAAARKYRVHPRFIEAVIKVESDFNPRAKSPAPANAMGLMQLTPATAEYLGVENPWDASQNIFGGTRYLKELLVEFKDPALALAGYNWGPTHVRRGERDYPLETRRHIRRVFREFHRLLRQEDRP, encoded by the coding sequence ATGACAGACAACACGCACCACAGGACAGGCTGGACGGCCTTCGCGCTGCTCGTCGCGCTGCTGATCGTCTTCCCGACGTCGGCCCGGGCGGACTGGTTGCTGGAGATCCGGGACTGCACGGCCTTCATCCGGAACATGACCGTGGGCAAGGAGGCCCGCAAGCCGCGCGCCATCAGGCCCGTCGCCGCGAAACCCGAACGGGACGCAGCGGCCCGGTATCGCCCGATCATCCGCGCGGCCGCCCGGAAATATCGCGTCCATCCCCGATTCATCGAGGCCGTGATCAAGGTGGAGTCCGACTTCAACCCGCGGGCCAAGTCCCCGGCCCCGGCCAACGCCATGGGGCTGATGCAGCTCACGCCCGCGACGGCCGAATACCTGGGCGTCGAGAACCCGTGGGATGCGAGCCAGAACATCTTCGGCGGAACCCGCTACCTTAAGGAACTGCTCGTGGAATTCAAGGACCCGGCCCTCGCCCTGGCGGGCTACAACTGGGGACCCACCCACGTCCGCAGGGGCGAACGCGACTACCCGCTTGAGACCCGGCGGCATATCCGGCGGGTGTTCCGGGAGTTCCACCGCCTGCTGCGGCAGGAGGACAGGCCATGA